The genomic interval ctgaggacagagcttcacaacttctctctgagagttcacagccactcagtctgaggtagaaaacagtgatgaacaaaaggttaaacatgtttgtcttgtgctctttagaatatgtcttattaatatttatatactgatccacgtacagagctttgttggaggctttgaccaccggcagcagcttcagaagagcctcctctgaagcagagtatttcttcaggtcaaactcttccagatcttttcctgatgacagtaagatgaagaccagagctgaccactgagcaggagacagtgtctctgtggacaggcgtcctgatgtgagggactcttggatctcctccacaagagaacgatgattcagttcattcagacagtggaacaggttgatgcttctctctgctgacagattctcactgatcttcttcttgatgtactcaGCCGTTTcctgattggtctgtgaaccacttcctgtttgtgtcagtagacctcttaagagcttctgattggtctccagtgaaagacccaggaggaagcggagggacaagtccaggtgtccatttggactcagtaaggcctcgtccacagcactctggtgcagatgattcagtttaggtttttttccaAACGGCCTGGTCAACTGGCTCGTTGTCGgttctgacaacagatttgttccagagttgatgaaggtcagatgaacatgaagagcagccagaaactcctgaacactcagatggacaaagcagaagaccttgtcctggtacaggcctctctcctctttaaagatctgagtgaagactcctgagtaaactgaagctgctgtgatatcgatgccacactctgtcaggtctgattcatagaagatcaggtttcctttctgcagctgctcaaaagccagtttccccagagagttaatcatcttcctgttctctggactccagtgtggatctgtctcagctcctccatcatatttgaccctcttcactttggactgaaccaccaggaagtggatgtacatctcagtcagggtcttgggcagttctttcagcatgttctccagaactgttgcagtgatccagcagaagactgggatgtggcacatgatgtggaggcttcgtgatgtctggatgtgggagatgatcctcctggcctgctcctcatctctgaacctcttcctgaagtagtcctccttctgtgggtccgtgaaccctctgacctctgtcaccatgtccacacagtcaggagggatctgattggctgctgcaggtcgtgtggttatccagaggcgagcagagggaagcagtttccccctgatgaggtttgtcagcagcacgtccactgtggtggacgctgtgacgtcagtcaggatctcagtgttgtggaagtccagaggaagtcgacactcgtccagaccatcacagatgaagaccaccttaaagtcttcaaacctgcagattcctgcttctttggtttcagtgaagaagtgatggatgagttccaccaaactgaacttcttctctttcagcaaattcagctctctgaaggtgaagggaaacatgaactgtacgtcctggttgcttttgtcttcagcccagtccagagtgaacttctgtgttaacactgttttcccaatgccagccatgccctttgtcatcactcttctgattggtccgtctcttccagctgaggctttaaagatgtcttcttgtctgatggatgtttctggtctgtctggtttccaggaagctctttcaatctgtctgacctcatgttcttcattgacctctccagtccctccctctgtgatgtagagctctgtgaagatctcattcagaagggtggggtttcctgctttagccacgccctcaaacaaacactggaacttcttcttcaggtttgatttgagttcacgtcgacaagctggagccctgatttctgacagaacacaagaaaataaatcagtgattggatcattgagaaaataagatgttcttcctttcacattaaaagtcctcttactgtcagctagcttctcctgcttcatcctccttaagaagtcctctgtgatcttcagaaaggcctctctgctgctcctctgctcctcatcctccctctgactctctgagacttctgtgtgatctgtatccagaaccttgtggatcttctttagctcgttcttcacaaagcagatgatgttctcctccagcagctggaacagaacatgtgaagtttaacctcagatgatcagtgacagagtgaagtcctgcaggtccacacagcagcatccagactgtcaggaccaggagcctcatgtataaaagagtgcgcAAAgagctttcatactaaaagacggcgtacgcacaaaatttataaagtacgtacgcaaagaaaatctcagatttataaaactgggcgtacgccaagtcctgcgcaccttttctttatacatcccatcaaaggtgaaactgagcggagatgaatgaggaacacaccacgcccacccacaaat from Solea solea chromosome 17, fSolSol10.1, whole genome shotgun sequence carries:
- the LOC131444089 gene encoding NACHT, LRR and PYD domains-containing protein 12-like is translated as MTKGMAGIGKTVLTQKFTLDWAEDKSNQDVQFMFPFTFRELNLLKEKKFSLVELIHHFFTETKEAGICRFEDFKVVFICDGLDECRLPLDFHNTEILTDVTASTTVDVLLTNLIRGKLLPSARLWITTRPAAANQIPPDCVDMVTEVRGFTDPQKEDYFRKRFRDEEQARRIISHIQTSRSLHIMCHIPVFCWITATVLENMLKELPKTLTEMYIHFLVVQSKVKRVKYDGGAETDPHWSPENRKMINSLGKLAFEQLQKGNLIFYESDLTECGIDITAASVYSGVFTQIFKEERGLYQDKVFCFVHLSVQEFLAALHVHLTFINSGTNLLSEPTTSQLTRPFGKKPKLNHLHQSAVDEALLSPNGHLDLSLRFLLGLSLETNQKLLRGLLTQTGSGSQTNQETAEYIKKKISENLSAERSINLFHCLNELNHRSLVEEIQESLTSGRLSTETLSPAQWSALVFILLSSGKDLEEFDLKKYSASEEALLKLLPVVKASNGCELSERSCEALSSVLSSVSSGLRHVDLSNNDLQDSGVKLLCDGLKSPHCSLETLSLSGCLVSEEGCSSLTSALNSNPSHLRELDLSNNDLQDPGVKLLCDGLKSPHCSLETLSLSGCLVSKEGCSSLTSALNSNPSHLRELDLCNNDLQDPGVKLLCDGLRSPHCSLETLRMSGCNLSERSCEALSSVLSSVSSRLRHMDLSNNDLQDQGVKLLCDGLKSPHCSLETLSLSGCLVSEEGCSSLTSALNSNPSHLRELDLSYNHPGDSGEKLLSAGLKSPHWRLDTLRMDHAGEQWLKPGLRKYSCELELDTNTMNRKLKLSDDNRKVTFVTEDQSYPDHPDRFDVCPQLLCRPGLTGRCYWEVEWRGDVNISLSYRGIKRKGNRSDCWFGDNDQSWSLFCSDVHGYSVFHCGTQTPIMSSVSHRVSVYVDCPAGTLSFYSVSSDSLIHLHTFRTTFTEPVYPGFNVCPGSSVSLCPL